In Aethina tumida isolate Nest 87 chromosome 2, icAetTumi1.1, whole genome shotgun sequence, the DNA window tCTAATCtcttttctgtttatttcttttaaatattaatctatatacaaattttgttattctatAATTGATATAAGTGATTATTGATACAATTAAGAGGACAAAACCAATAACATCcaacatgaaataaatatagaaaggATCTTGTACTCCAGAACTTCTCAAATGTTTCGCCCCTTTGTTCCTGATGGCGTATTCAGTCCACCAAACAGCCTTCTGTAATCCAGTCATCTGTACGTCCACCATTAGTTCAGCAATTTCCTTGACTTTGTTTTTGaacctataaaaaattatttatatatgtgtcAAATGATACCTTTGAACTTACTTTGGATCTTTAATGGTCTCCAAAATTTTGGACTTGAATTCTTCTTTGGTCAAGATGCTTTTGTCAACCACCAAGCCCAAACCCTTTTCAAGTACAACCTGGGCATTCTTGCTTTGATCCCCAAAGAAGGGCATGCCCAATAAGGGTATGTGATTAGAGATTGCCTCTTCAATTGATTGTAAACCACACTgtgttataaacaatttaatttttggatgttctataaataaaattatgttgttaacattattttgatgtcaaaattgtttcttaCTGAAGACATCTTGTTGTGGAAtccattttgaaattttaatatttttgggtAATCCCTTCATTTCGTCTTCGTATTTCCATAACACATCATAGGGTAATTCACCAAGGGTTTCAATAATGGTTGCTTTTAATTCATCTGATATTAAACTAGTTTTCACATTAGTCCCCAAACTGAAATAGATAACTCCATTCTTAGATTTGTCCAGGAACGATTGAAGATCCTGAAAAATCAATCATGAAAAATTCAAAGCAAGTTTCTCTTGTACATTTGCTTACTTGAGGCAAAGCTTTGGCCTTTTGCAAATGAGTACCACCTCCAATTTGTATGGTGTTTGGTCCAAGAGGTCGCAACTTGTGGAAAAATGGGTTGACATTGATGAACAACAAATCCATATCGTATTGTATTTCAGATAAGGGTCTTATGGGGAATTCTCCAAAATGCTTTTTAACGTTCAAGTCTTCCTTGGGATAAAAGAAGTATTCGGAGAATACGTAAAATCCTATGTTGGCGGCGAAGCTGATCAATCGttgtttaaagtttaagtCGTTGTTAAATGGCAGAACTGTGTCTGGATATAAAATGGGATGAGTTGGATTTCCTACAACGGTTATTGGATTGTTACAGCCCCCTTGTTTCAGtaacatcaaatttataagaacTGTGGTTACTAATTGAGGAGTTATTGGTTAAGAGAAAAAATGTTGAGTTTCTCGATTGGCCAGCTTAATGTCCGgatctaaatacaattgaaaacttgtggAACGACATATAATCTCGATTAAAACTCCAAAAGGCATCAAATTTAGACGAACTGTGGTTACTAATCGAGAAGTTATTGGTTAagagataaaaatgttgagtTTCTCGATTGGCTAGCATAAACTCCGgatctaaatacaattaaaaacttgtGGAACGACATATAATCTCGATTAAAACTCCAAAAGGCATCATATTTAGGTGATGTGTGGTTACTAATTGAGAAGTTATTGGTTAagagataaaaatgttgagtTTCTCAATTGGCTAGCTTAAAGTCCGGATcaaaatacaattgaaaacttgtggAACGATgtataatatcaattaaaactcCATAaagcatcaaatttagatgaacaTTGTTACTAATTGAGAAGTTATTggttatcaataataattcctATTTACTgttcttaataattaagactaatttataattttattaattgtcaagttattttcaaattactgTTAAAATCTTCACTCTTGTAATTTTAGCCCATATTGGCCTGTCTTGAAATATTATCATCTTGCTAAATCTaatgttattgtttatttatgaataatgtGACGAGTTTCAAAGctgtgtgtttatttttaaaaacaatcgtTTTCCtctaattatcataaattaaacaataatgctACTTACttacatatacaaataaaaaaagatatatttatgtgaagatattaaaaataatcaagatttttgaaattgatagtaatttatcaaataattctaAACAAATACTAAGAAGAAACATGGTTTATGAGACTTCAaaggatataaataaattatggccCTTAAGGAATTCCCTTTATCTACTTAAATTGCAAGATTTGCAGACCTTTTTTACTTACCCACAGCCCTGTGTATAACGGGGGGCGCATCTAAACTAACCAGTCCGATAAACGGAGCCTTGAATCTGTCTACAAAGGCCATTTGACCCGGAAAAATAACTTCTATCATCAGTAGATCAAAGTGTTCCTTCTTGTTGTTAATCAACGCCTGCACTTCCGGCATGCCAAACTGATAGTCCGATATTTTGTGCAACCCATCAATGTAGTTTTTGCCAGCGTCCCTCGCAGATTGGTTTCGGTTTGAGACCGCGTTGCTCATGCCGAGTTCCTCCATCATCTTGTACGAGTGGCTCGTGTCGATTTGCTTGTAGGGTGCGTCTTTAACTGGGTCGGTGGTTATGACCGTTAAGTCGTGGCCTCTTTTGGCCAACTCTTGCCAAATTGGCCTGAACGCCAGTTGGTGACTGAAGGATGGGCTGAAGATGCTTGCCAGGATTCTCGCACATTGACCATCTTGAGTGAAACACAACAGAACagcacaaataaatattattaatttacccaTTGTGTTACTTTTAATAGACTGCAAATTCTGTTGTACAATAGTCAAGTGTGATAATGGAACTGTTAATAGTATAATCTTATCTGTACTGATTTTAGGAGGTAAGAAAAACACTTGTATAGTTAGTATTagtatttattgatataaaaaaattacttatgtgAGATATATTGTATCTTAGCACTCAATCTGTTTGTTATGTAAGCtggataatataaattcaaaacaattttggCTTCTTTAATCATGCACTCCACATTCTGTAGAAAGtctctgaaaataaaaatatgcacgTTAAACAAATGACAACAAtactaaattgaaataataaaaatatgtattaataagataattatctaactttaaattgcaattttttgGATGGCCGTTTTGCAAACAATGAAGAATAGCCAAAGCAGCTTCATAAAGTTTAGTGCCTATCCCCCTAGAGTTTTCGCCCCGCCTGGCCTTTTCGTTAGTCAGCCaaagatgaaaatatttaaacatattttcggCGTCGCctgcaacaaaaaaatgacaataactttattaaaaacttacttaaataaaatttgacttaCAATTTTCAACATAGTAACTATATAATCTATAATACACCTCCTCGAAATCCTTGTGGTGTTTGTATAAGATCTTCTCTCTTATTTTCAAACACTTAACCAACACCTCAAGTTGATTCACATCTTCGCctataacaacaaatattgtataattatgtGGGGTGTTGTGCAGTAGTGAAAGCTtactttccaaatatttttgagcTTGGTCATTGAtccttctaaatattttaagaccaATTTTCTCGCCACAATTGACGCAGTAGCTGGTTGTTGATTTTTGCACTTCTGGGATAAGTCCTTTACATTTTGGACACAAATAACTGTCCAACATGTCCTGAAAAGTAAAtccatgaattaattaatttaataacggtTTGTATAAGTTAAACTCACCACTTCCTTAGTTGGATCTGAGCAAATTACACATTTACattcaaaatgataaatattt includes these proteins:
- the LOC109596234 gene encoding UDP-glucosyltransferase 2 — its product is MGKLIIFICAVLLCFTQDGQCARILASIFSPSFSHQLAFRPIWQELAKRGHDLTVITTDPVKDAPYKQIDTSHSYKMMEELGMSNAVSNRNQSARDAGKNYIDGLHKISDYQFGMPEVQALINNKKEHFDLLMIEVIFPGQMAFVDRFKAPFIGLVSLDAPPVIHRAVGNPTHPILYPDTVLPFNNDLNFKQRLISFAANIGFYVFSEYFFYPKEDLNVKKHFGEFPIRPLSEIQYDMDLLFINVNPFFHKLRPLGPNTIQIGGGTHLQKAKALPQDLQSFLDKSKNGVIYFSLGTNVKTSLISDELKATIIETLGELPYDVLWKYEDEMKGLPKNIKISKWIPQQDVFKHPKIKLFITQCGLQSIEEAISNHIPLLGMPFFGDQSKNAQVVLEKGLGLVVDKSILTKEEFKSKILETIKDPKFKNKVKEIAELMVDVQMTGLQKAVWWTEYAIRNKGAKHLRSSGVQDPFYIYFMLDVIGFVLLIVSIITYINYRITKFVYRLIFKRNKQKRD